A genomic stretch from Angustibacter sp. Root456 includes:
- the ilvC gene encoding ketol-acid reductoisomerase has translation MAEMYYDDDADLAAIADRKVAVIGYGSQGHAHALNLRDSGVDVRVGLPEGSRSRAKAEAEGLRVVDPATAASEAQVIVILTPDHVQRHVYTEAIEPHLSEGKALLFGHGFNIRFGYITPPDGVDVVMVAPKGPGHLVRREYSDGRGVPVLVAVEKDASGSAWPLTLAYAKAIGGLRAGGIKTTFTEETETDLFGEQAVLCGGVSRLVQSGFEVLTEAGYQPEVAYFECLHELKLIVDLMYEGGIAKQRWSVSDTAEYGDYVSGPRVIDDSVKARMQDVLADIKDGTFAARFIADQDAGAPEFARLRAEGEQHPIENTGRQLRGLMAWVKSTDDDYTEGTAAR, from the coding sequence GTGGCCGAGATGTACTACGACGACGACGCCGACCTGGCTGCCATCGCGGACCGCAAGGTCGCGGTGATCGGCTACGGAAGCCAGGGCCACGCCCACGCGCTCAACCTGCGCGACAGCGGGGTCGACGTGCGCGTCGGCCTGCCCGAGGGCAGTCGCAGCCGGGCCAAGGCCGAGGCCGAGGGTCTGCGGGTCGTCGACCCGGCGACGGCGGCGTCCGAGGCCCAGGTGATCGTGATCCTCACGCCCGACCACGTGCAGCGGCACGTCTACACCGAGGCGATCGAGCCGCACCTGTCCGAGGGCAAGGCCCTGCTGTTCGGTCACGGGTTCAACATCCGCTTCGGCTACATCACCCCGCCGGACGGCGTGGACGTCGTCATGGTGGCCCCCAAGGGCCCGGGTCACCTGGTGCGCCGCGAGTACAGCGACGGGCGGGGCGTCCCGGTGCTCGTGGCCGTCGAGAAGGACGCCAGCGGCTCGGCGTGGCCGCTGACGCTCGCGTACGCCAAGGCGATCGGCGGCCTTCGGGCCGGGGGCATCAAGACCACCTTCACCGAGGAGACCGAGACCGACCTGTTCGGCGAGCAGGCCGTGCTGTGCGGCGGGGTGTCCCGTCTGGTGCAGTCGGGCTTCGAGGTGCTCACCGAGGCCGGGTACCAGCCGGAGGTCGCGTACTTCGAGTGCCTGCACGAGCTGAAGCTCATCGTCGACCTGATGTACGAGGGCGGGATCGCCAAGCAGCGCTGGAGCGTCTCCGACACCGCCGAGTACGGCGACTACGTGTCGGGCCCGCGCGTGATCGACGACTCGGTGAAGGCGCGCATGCAGGACGTCCTCGCCGACATCAAGGACGGCACGTTCGCGGCTCGCTTCATCGCCGACCAGGACGCCGGAGCCCCCGAGTTCGCCCGGCTGCGTGCCGAGGGAGAGCAGCACCCGATCGAGAACACCGGCCGCCAGCTGCGTGGCCTCATGGCCTGGGTCAAGAGCACCGACGACGACTACACGGAGGGCACTGCCGCACGCTGA
- the ilvN gene encoding acetolactate synthase small subunit, giving the protein MSKHTLSVLVEDRPGVLARIAGLFSRRGFNIESLAVGPTEHDDISRMTVVVDVEDLPLEQVTKQLNKLVEVIKVVELEPAASVQRELLLVKVRADLQTRSHVLETVQLFRAKVVDVSTDAVTIEATGNAEKLAALLRVLEPFGVRELVQSGLVAVGRGPRSMSDRALRTA; this is encoded by the coding sequence ATGTCGAAGCACACGCTCTCGGTGCTGGTGGAGGACCGCCCAGGCGTCCTGGCCCGCATCGCAGGTCTGTTCTCGCGCCGGGGCTTCAACATCGAGTCCCTGGCGGTGGGCCCCACCGAGCACGACGACATCTCGCGCATGACCGTCGTCGTCGACGTCGAGGACCTGCCACTCGAGCAGGTCACCAAGCAGCTCAACAAGCTGGTCGAGGTGATCAAGGTCGTCGAGCTCGAACCGGCTGCGTCGGTGCAGCGCGAGCTGCTGCTCGTCAAGGTGCGGGCCGACTTGCAGACCCGCTCGCACGTGCTCGAGACCGTGCAGCTGTTCCGCGCCAAGGTGGTCGACGTGTCGACCGACGCCGTGACCATCGAGGCCACCGGCAACGCCGAGAAGCTCGCGGCGCTGCTGCGGGTGCTCGAGCCGTTCGGCGTCCGCGAGCTCGTGCAGTCGGGCCTGGTCGCCGTCGGCCGGGGTCCGCGAAGCATGAGCGACCGCGCCCTACGCACCGCCTAG
- a CDS encoding acetolactate synthase large subunit, which produces MTGAQSLVRSLEHAGVELVFGIPGGAILPAYDPLLDSETVRHVLVRHEQGAGHAAQGYAAATGRVGVCMATSGPGATNLVTPIADAYMDSVPMVAITGQVSSSAIGTDAFQEADIRGITMPITKHNYLVTDPAEIPQAIAEAFHIAGTGRPGPVLVDISKDALQATTQFHWPERVELAGYRPVTRPHGKQVREAARLITEARRPVLYVGGGVIRARASAELRRLVDDTNIPVVTTLMARGALPDSHPANLGMPGMHGTVAAVTALQRSDLIISLGARFDDRVTGQLSTFAPHAKVIHADIDPAEISKNRVADVPIVGDAREVIRELVAALSSERQAGRVGDYEGWWREVDGWRETYPLGYTEPDDGTLAPQYVIQRLGELSGPDTIFTSGVGQHQMWAAQFISYEQPGTWLNSGGLGTMGYAVPAAMGAKAGQPDRTVWAIDGDGCFQMTNQELATCTINNIPIKVAVINNSSLGMVRQWQTLFYGERYSNTDLHTGAARRIPDFVKLADAYGCAGLRCDRPEDVDATIEQAMAINDRPVVVDFVVHRDAMVWPMVPAGVSNDKIQVARGMSPTWDREE; this is translated from the coding sequence ATGACGGGGGCGCAGAGCCTCGTCCGCTCCCTCGAGCACGCGGGCGTAGAGCTCGTCTTCGGCATTCCGGGAGGCGCGATCCTGCCGGCGTACGACCCGCTGCTCGACTCCGAGACCGTGCGGCACGTGCTCGTGCGTCACGAGCAGGGCGCCGGGCACGCCGCGCAGGGCTACGCCGCCGCGACCGGACGCGTGGGCGTCTGCATGGCGACGTCGGGCCCGGGCGCCACGAACCTCGTGACGCCGATCGCCGACGCCTACATGGACTCGGTGCCGATGGTCGCGATCACCGGCCAGGTGTCGTCGTCCGCGATCGGCACGGACGCGTTCCAGGAGGCCGACATTCGCGGCATCACCATGCCGATCACGAAGCACAACTACCTCGTCACCGACCCTGCGGAGATCCCGCAGGCCATCGCCGAGGCCTTCCACATCGCCGGCACCGGCCGACCGGGCCCGGTGCTGGTCGACATCAGCAAGGACGCCCTGCAGGCCACGACGCAGTTCCACTGGCCCGAGCGCGTCGAGCTGGCGGGCTACCGCCCGGTGACGCGCCCGCACGGCAAGCAGGTGCGCGAGGCGGCGCGCCTGATCACCGAAGCCCGCCGTCCGGTGCTGTACGTCGGCGGCGGTGTGATCCGAGCGCGCGCGAGCGCCGAGCTGCGGCGGCTCGTCGACGACACAAACATCCCGGTGGTCACGACGCTCATGGCCCGCGGGGCGCTGCCCGACAGCCACCCGGCGAACCTCGGCATGCCGGGCATGCACGGCACCGTCGCGGCCGTCACCGCGCTGCAGCGCTCCGACCTGATCATCAGCCTGGGCGCGCGGTTCGACGACCGCGTCACCGGCCAGCTGTCGACGTTCGCGCCGCACGCCAAGGTGATCCACGCCGACATCGACCCGGCCGAGATCAGCAAGAACCGCGTGGCCGACGTCCCCATCGTCGGCGACGCGCGCGAGGTGATCCGCGAGCTGGTGGCGGCGCTGTCGAGCGAGCGGCAGGCCGGCCGCGTCGGTGACTACGAGGGCTGGTGGCGCGAGGTCGACGGCTGGCGCGAGACCTACCCTCTCGGCTACACCGAACCGGACGACGGCACGCTGGCCCCGCAGTACGTCATCCAGCGCCTCGGCGAGCTGAGTGGCCCCGACACGATCTTCACCTCGGGTGTGGGCCAGCACCAGATGTGGGCGGCGCAGTTCATCTCCTACGAGCAGCCCGGCACGTGGCTCAACTCCGGCGGCCTCGGCACGATGGGGTACGCCGTCCCGGCCGCCATGGGCGCCAAGGCCGGGCAGCCCGACCGCACCGTGTGGGCCATCGACGGTGACGGCTGCTTCCAGATGACCAACCAGGAGCTGGCCACCTGCACGATCAACAACATCCCCATCAAGGTGGCGGTGATCAACAACTCCAGCCTCGGCATGGTCCGGCAGTGGCAGACGCTGTTCTACGGCGAGCGCTACAGCAACACCGACCTGCACACCGGTGCGGCGCGGCGGATCCCGGACTTCGTCAAGCTGGCCGACGCGTACGGCTGCGCGGGCCTGCGCTGCGACCGGCCCGAGGACGTCGACGCCACGATCGAGCAGGCGATGGCGATCAACGACCGACCGGTGGTGGTCGACTTCGTCGTCCACCGCGACGCGATGGTGTGGCCCATGGTGCCCGCCGGCGTCAGCAACGACAAGATCCAGGTGGCGCGGGGCATGAGCCCGACGTGGGACAGGGAGGAGTGA
- the ilvD gene encoding dihydroxy-acid dehydratase, whose protein sequence is MSTPDIKPRSRDVTDGLEKAAARGMLRAVGLGDEDFAKPQIGVASSWNEITPCNLPLDRLAKAVKDGVHSAGGYPLEFGTISVSDGISMGHEGMHYSLVSREVIADSVETVMQAERLDGSVLLAGCDKSLPGMLMAAARLDLASVFLYAGSILPGIAKLSDGSEREVTIIDAFEAVGACARGLIPREDVDAIERAICPGEGACGGMYTANTMASAAEALGMSLPGSAAPPATDRRRDGYARRSGAAVVELLRQGITARQILTREAFENAIAVVMAFGGSTNAVLHLLAIAHEADVELSLEDFRRIGAKVPHLADVKPFGSFVMKDVDHVGGVPVVMKALLDAGLLHGDVLTVTGRTMAENLADIAPPDVDGKVLRAMNAPIHRTGGITILHGSLAPEGAVVKSAGFDEDVFEGTARVFDGERAAMDAVEDGTLGPGDVCVIRYEGPKGGPGMREMLAVTGAIKGAGLGKDVLLLTDGRFSGGTTGLCVGHVAPEAVDGGPIAFVQDGDPIRLDVAAGRLDLLVDDGELEQRRQGWTAPPPKHERGVLAKYYRLVGSAAQGAVCD, encoded by the coding sequence ATGAGCACCCCGGACATCAAGCCGCGCAGCCGCGACGTCACCGACGGTCTGGAGAAGGCTGCCGCCCGCGGCATGCTGCGGGCGGTCGGCCTGGGCGACGAGGACTTCGCCAAGCCGCAGATCGGCGTCGCGAGCAGCTGGAACGAGATCACGCCGTGCAACCTGCCGCTCGACCGGTTGGCCAAGGCCGTCAAGGACGGCGTGCACAGCGCGGGCGGGTACCCGCTCGAGTTCGGCACGATCTCGGTGTCGGACGGCATCTCCATGGGCCACGAGGGCATGCACTACTCGCTGGTCTCGCGGGAGGTCATCGCCGACAGCGTCGAGACCGTGATGCAGGCCGAGCGCCTCGACGGTTCGGTGCTGCTCGCCGGCTGCGACAAGTCACTGCCGGGCATGCTCATGGCCGCGGCCCGGCTCGACCTGGCGAGCGTGTTCCTCTACGCCGGCTCGATCCTGCCGGGCATCGCCAAGCTGTCGGACGGCAGCGAGCGTGAGGTCACGATCATCGACGCCTTCGAGGCCGTGGGTGCGTGCGCACGCGGGCTCATCCCGCGCGAGGACGTCGATGCGATCGAGCGCGCGATCTGCCCCGGTGAGGGCGCGTGCGGCGGCATGTACACCGCGAACACCATGGCCAGTGCGGCCGAGGCGCTCGGGATGTCGCTGCCCGGCAGCGCGGCGCCGCCAGCCACCGACCGCCGCCGTGACGGCTACGCCCGGCGCTCGGGAGCAGCGGTGGTCGAGCTGCTCCGGCAGGGCATCACGGCTCGCCAGATCCTCACGCGCGAGGCGTTCGAGAACGCCATCGCCGTCGTCATGGCGTTCGGCGGCTCCACCAACGCCGTGCTGCACCTGCTGGCCATCGCCCACGAGGCCGACGTCGAGCTCTCGCTCGAGGACTTCCGCCGGATCGGCGCGAAGGTGCCGCACCTGGCCGACGTCAAGCCGTTCGGCAGCTTCGTCATGAAGGACGTCGACCACGTCGGTGGCGTCCCGGTGGTCATGAAGGCGCTGCTCGACGCCGGCCTGCTGCACGGCGACGTCCTCACCGTCACCGGCCGCACGATGGCCGAGAACCTCGCTGACATCGCCCCGCCGGACGTCGACGGCAAGGTGCTGCGCGCCATGAACGCGCCGATCCACCGCACCGGCGGGATCACCATCTTGCACGGCTCGCTCGCCCCCGAGGGCGCGGTGGTCAAGAGCGCCGGCTTCGACGAGGACGTCTTCGAGGGCACGGCCCGGGTGTTCGACGGCGAGCGCGCGGCCATGGACGCCGTCGAGGACGGCACGCTCGGCCCCGGTGACGTCTGCGTCATCCGCTACGAGGGCCCCAAGGGCGGCCCGGGGATGCGCGAGATGCTCGCCGTCACGGGCGCCATCAAGGGCGCCGGGCTCGGCAAGGACGTGCTGCTGCTCACCGACGGCCGGTTCAGCGGCGGCACGACCGGTCTGTGCGTCGGCCACGTCGCGCCCGAGGCGGTCGACGGCGGCCCCATCGCCTTCGTCCAGGACGGCGACCCCATCCGCCTCGACGTCGCCGCGGGACGGCTCGACCTGCTGGTCGACGACGGCGAGCTCGAGCAGCGCCGGCAGGGCTGGACGGCGCCGCCACCCAAGCACGAGCGGGGAGTGCTCGCCAAGTACTACCGCCTGGTCGGCTCGGCGGCCCAAGGCGCCGTCTGCGACTGA
- a CDS encoding ubiquitin-like small modifier protein 1, which yields MRSDTVVVDVQLPGVLREHAGGQDVVRLELADDATVAGALAALARQWPALGRRLRDDTGAVRRHVNLFVDGDDVRSLDRAGTALHDGAVLHVLPSVAGG from the coding sequence GTGAGGAGCGACACCGTGGTCGTCGACGTCCAGCTGCCCGGCGTGCTGCGCGAGCACGCCGGGGGGCAGGACGTCGTGCGCCTCGAGCTCGCCGACGACGCCACCGTGGCCGGTGCGCTCGCGGCCCTGGCGCGGCAGTGGCCGGCGCTGGGCCGCCGCTTGCGCGATGACACCGGGGCCGTGCGCCGACACGTCAACCTGTTCGTCGACGGTGACGACGTGCGCTCGCTCGATCGCGCCGGCACGGCGTTGCACGACGGCGCGGTGCTCCACGTGCTGCCGTCGGTGGCTGGTGGGTGA
- a CDS encoding 2-hydroxyacid dehydrogenase has translation MAEPWVVTLPEQDLVDAVGRPPDGVRLRLWDLTAPLEDPDDVTVVVPPYMGVGDWGAQLAGLPRLQLVQTLTAGYETLLPLLPEGVALANAVGVHDTSTAELAVGLAIAALRGLPDFVRAADDGRWAPQRRRALADRHVLVLGAGGVGRAVVERLLPFETHVTVVARSARPSGPAGLPVHGIDELVRLLPEHDVVVLTVPLDDSTQGLVGADFLAALPDGALVVNVARGGVVDTDALLAELRSGRLLAALDVTDPEPLPPGHPLWTAPGVLISPHVGGATSAFHPRAVEMLTDLLERLSTGRPPRGIVVPGREPFTGDR, from the coding sequence ATGGCTGAGCCCTGGGTCGTCACGCTGCCCGAGCAGGACCTCGTCGACGCGGTGGGCCGCCCGCCGGATGGCGTCCGGCTGCGCCTGTGGGACCTCACCGCGCCGCTCGAGGACCCCGACGACGTCACGGTGGTCGTGCCGCCGTACATGGGTGTCGGCGACTGGGGTGCGCAGCTGGCCGGACTGCCCCGACTGCAGCTCGTGCAGACCCTCACCGCCGGCTACGAGACGCTGCTGCCGCTGCTGCCCGAGGGCGTGGCGCTCGCGAACGCGGTGGGCGTGCACGACACGTCGACGGCCGAGCTCGCCGTGGGTCTGGCGATCGCGGCGCTGCGCGGACTGCCGGACTTCGTGCGCGCTGCGGACGACGGCCGGTGGGCGCCGCAACGCAGGCGGGCGCTCGCCGACCGTCACGTCCTCGTGCTCGGCGCCGGAGGCGTCGGCCGCGCGGTGGTCGAGCGGCTGCTGCCCTTCGAGACGCACGTCACCGTCGTCGCTCGCTCGGCCCGGCCGAGCGGGCCGGCCGGACTGCCGGTGCACGGCATCGACGAGCTCGTCCGCCTGCTCCCCGAGCACGATGTCGTCGTGCTCACCGTGCCGCTCGACGACTCCACGCAGGGCCTGGTCGGCGCCGACTTCCTGGCGGCCCTGCCCGACGGCGCGCTCGTCGTGAACGTCGCCCGCGGTGGCGTGGTCGACACCGACGCCCTGCTCGCCGAGCTGCGGTCGGGGCGGCTGCTCGCCGCGCTCGACGTCACGGACCCCGAGCCGCTGCCGCCGGGCCACCCGCTCTGGACGGCGCCGGGTGTGCTCATCAGCCCGCACGTCGGGGGAGCGACGTCCGCCTTTCACCCCCGGGCGGTCGAGATGCTCACCGATCTGCTGGAAAGGCTCTCGACGGGCCGCCCCCCACGCGGCATCGTGGTGCCCGGCCGGGAGCCGTTCACCGGCGACCGATGA
- a CDS encoding sorbosone dehydrogenase family protein, protein MRRLGVCGQTAAVGLALVALAACSGHGAPGGSPASSTTSSTTSSTTSSTTSSTSANGAVATQRPASQVAAVTVVARGLAVPWGLARLDDGSYLVSLRDEARVVRVTPDGRTLPVPATGQDGRVAGVRPEGEGGLLGLAFAPGDQHTLYAYLTSDTDNRVVSMPYRDGRLGPLTPLLTGIPRAGNHNGGRLAFGPDGMLYVTTGDAGERPNAQDRRSLGGKILRITRDGHPAPGNPFSGSPVWSFGHRNVQGIGWDSAGRMYASEFGQNTWDELNRIEPGRNYGWPVVEGLGTDADVARGFTRPLVVWPTDDASPSGIAVGRGAVWLAALRGERLWRVPLRADGSAGRPEALLQGRYGRLRAATFEPDGALVVITSNRSRGTPTRDDDRMLRLRLR, encoded by the coding sequence ATGCGCCGACTCGGGGTGTGTGGCCAGACGGCCGCGGTCGGGCTGGCGCTCGTGGCGCTGGCTGCCTGCTCGGGCCACGGCGCCCCTGGCGGCTCCCCCGCGTCGAGCACCACGTCGAGCACCACGTCGAGCACCACCTCGAGCACCACCTCGAGCACCAGCGCGAACGGGGCCGTCGCGACGCAGCGCCCGGCCAGCCAGGTCGCCGCCGTGACCGTCGTCGCCCGTGGGCTCGCCGTCCCCTGGGGTCTGGCCCGGCTCGACGACGGCTCGTACCTCGTGTCACTGCGCGACGAGGCTCGCGTCGTACGCGTGACACCGGACGGCCGGACCCTCCCCGTGCCGGCCACCGGCCAGGACGGCCGGGTCGCGGGCGTGCGCCCCGAGGGTGAGGGCGGTCTGCTCGGACTCGCCTTCGCCCCCGGCGACCAGCACACGCTGTACGCGTACCTGACGTCCGACACCGACAACCGGGTCGTGTCGATGCCGTACCGCGACGGCCGGCTCGGCCCGCTCACTCCCCTGCTCACCGGCATCCCGAGGGCGGGCAACCACAACGGCGGCCGGCTCGCCTTCGGGCCGGACGGCATGCTCTACGTCACCACCGGCGATGCCGGGGAGCGCCCGAACGCTCAGGACCGCCGTTCGCTCGGCGGCAAGATCCTGCGGATCACCCGCGACGGCCACCCGGCGCCGGGCAACCCGTTCTCGGGCTCGCCGGTGTGGTCGTTCGGCCACCGCAACGTCCAGGGCATCGGCTGGGACTCGGCCGGCCGGATGTACGCCAGCGAGTTCGGCCAGAACACCTGGGACGAGCTCAACCGGATCGAACCGGGCCGCAACTACGGCTGGCCGGTGGTGGAGGGCCTGGGCACCGACGCCGACGTCGCCCGCGGCTTCACCCGCCCCTTGGTGGTGTGGCCCACTGACGACGCCTCCCCGAGCGGGATCGCCGTCGGGCGCGGCGCCGTCTGGCTGGCGGCGCTGCGCGGCGAGCGGCTGTGGCGGGTGCCGTTACGCGCCGACGGGTCGGCCGGGCGGCCCGAGGCGCTGCTGCAGGGCCGCTACGGCCGGCTGCGCGCAGCGACCTTCGAGCCCGACGGCGCCCTGGTCGTCATCACGAGCAACCGCTCCCGCGGCACCCCGACCCGCGACGACGACCGCATGCTGCGGCTGCGCCTGCGCTGA